ATTATTGGGCCCATTATTATTTGGATACTCGCATCTGATCGATATGTAAAAAACGTAGCTCTGCAAGCACTCGTTTTCCATATTTCTATGTCTGTTTTGATCGCTATTTCTTGGGCATTGTCGTTCATACTAATCGGCATTCCGTTCCTCATTGTATTCGGAATCATGGCACTCTACTGCCCAATCAAAGGTATCTTCTACTCTCTTACAGGTAGAACGTACTACTATCCAATCATTGGTCGTCTGATCAACGGCTAATAGGGATTTTCATATAAAAAGCCAATGCCCAGGTCTTTTGACCATAAGCATTGGCTTTTACATTTTCAAACCCAAATCTATTACGACAGCAAATACCGATCCTCCGTAAAGCTCTCTCCTCGCGCTGTTTCAAAAGCCTGTAACAGTTCCTTTGTAGTCATGTTAGCTTTTTTCTCCTGCCCTACGTCCAAAATGATTTTACCTTCATGGAGCATCAGCAATCGATTTCCTAGTGTGAGTGCTTGCTCCATGTTATGCGTAACCATCAGAGTCGTTAGCTGATCACGCTCCACAATTCGCTTAGTCAGTGCTGTTATGAGAGCTGCTCGCTTCGGATCGAGTGCTGCGGTATGTTCATCTAATAACAAGATTTTTGGCTTAGTAAGAGTTGCCATTAACAAGCTCAGAGCTTGACGTTGTCCTCCAGATAATAGACCTACCTTAGCTTGCAGACGATCTTCTAATCCCTGCTCCAAAATGCTCAATTGTTCACGAAATAAGTTTCGTTTTGACTTAGTGACGCCTAGCCGGAACAGTCTACGCTCTCCTCGGGCTAAAGCAATAGCTAGATTTTCCTCAATGGTCATATGGGGTGCAGTTCCCGCCATTGGGTCTTGGAATACTCGCCCTATATATTTGGCGCGTTGATGCTCTCCCCTACGTGTTACATCCTGTCCATCAATAAGTACTTGTCCCCTATCTGGCAACAAGGCTCCGCCGATCATATTTAGCAGTGTTGATTTGCCTGCTCCATTACTACCTATTACTGTGACAAAATCACCTGGCTTCAAATGTAAATGAATCTGCTGTAATGCGATTTTCTCGTTTACTGTTCCTCCATAAAATAGCTTAGATACATCTGTTAGCTTTAGCATGATTTGTTTCCTCCTTTACCTATGACAGGCAGGTACTTATTCATCCCACGCAAAACATTTGGTAAAGTAAGTGCTACGATCACAAGTAAAGCGGTGATCAGCTTCATATCCCCAGGTGACAAGCCTATTTTTAGTGCGTATGCAATAACAAACCGGTACAACAAAGAGCCAATAATAACTGCTAATGTGGCTCTCATGATGCTTTTATCTCCAACAATTACTTCTCCGATAATAACAGAGGCCAGCCCGATGATAATCATGCCGATTCCCATGTTTACATCACCAAAGCCTTGATATTGCGCAATCAGTGCTCCAGATAAAGCCACCAGTGCATTAGAAAGGGCGAGTCCCATAATTAATGTTCCATCCGTACCAACACCATAACTACGTATCATAGTTGGATTATCTCCAGTAGCACGAAGGTCAAGTCCTACATCAGAATGTAAAAAGTAATCTAAGACTCCTTTTAAGATTAGGATTCCCAACAGGAAAAGCAAGGCAACTCCCGAAAAGAATGTAATACCATTAACAGTAAAGTCTGGAATAGACATATCCTGTGCTATTGAATACAGTGTTGTTTCACGTAGCAAGGGAACATTTGATTTACCCATTATCCGTAAATTAATCGAGTATAGGGCAATCATGGTTAAAATCCCTGCAAGTAAACCGTTAATTTTACCTTTAGTAGTGAGTACTCCTGTAAATGCTCCCGCTAATGCCCCGACTCCTGTGGCAACGAATGTAGCTAGCACGGGATGCGTTCCTTCCGTAATCAATGTAGCTGCCATCGCCCCACCTAAAGCAAAGCTCCCATCTACCGTTAAATCCGGAAAGTTAAGTATCCGAAACGTAAGATAGACGCCTAAAGCCATAACCGCAAATAATAATCCTTGTTCTAAAGCTCCCATCATTGCTACACTCATCTGTCATCCTCCTGTGCTCATCTCAGCTTTCTAATCTCAACCATATACATATAAAAACTCTGCTTTATCAAAGCATGAATCCATCTAATCAAACGCTAAAAAGAGGGCATTGCTGCCCTCTTTGTTATTTCACGATTTCTTTCGCTTGTTTACGCAAATCATCTGAAATAGTCAAACCAAACTTTTGAGCAGCTTTCTCGTTAATGACCAATTCGGTATCCTTCCCTACTTCAACCGGTGTATCTGCCACACTCTGACCTTTCAAAATACGTGCGACCATTTCACCAGTCTGTTTGCCCATCTTGTAATAATCAATGCCATACGTAGCCACTGCACCGCGCTTAACAGTATCCATATCGGATGCAAATACCGGTACTTTAGCCTTCTCCGCTACACCAAGTACGCCTTCAATGGAAGCAACCACTGTATTATCAATGGGAATAAAAATAGCTTCCACTTTACCAATTAAGGATTGAGCGCCCATTTGCACTTCATTTTGACTGCTGATGCCTGCTGGGACGACTTCAATACCCATTTTTTGACCAGCTGCCTGTAAATCCTTAACCTGAACCTCAGCGTTTACTTCTGCTGTAGTATAGATGACACCTATTTTTTTGATGGTAGGAATGAACTTTTGAACGAGCTTCAACTGCACTTCCATTGACAATTTATCAGAAGTCCCTGTTACATTCTTATCTGGTTTATCTAAAGAAGGTACTAATCCTGCTGATACAGGATCTGTTACCGTAGTAAATACTACTGGAACATCTCCAATTGCTTTAGCCAAAGCTTGAGCGGACGGAGTAGCAATCGCCACTGCAACGTCTTTCTTGTCGCTGGCAAACTTCTGAGCAATTGTGATCGTATTATTCAGTTCGCCGTTTGCGTTCTGATAATCTACTTCCAGGTTCTTACCTTCTTCAAAGCCTTTATCTTTTAATCCATCCTTAATTCCTTGATAAATGGAATCCAGGGCAGGATGCTGTACAAATTGGGATACACCAATTTTGACCTGCTTATCTGATGTACTTTGTCCAGCTGCTGTTGCTCCCTCCTGCTTTTCAGTTGGTGCAGCACCACATGCAGCTAATGACAACGCTAATCCAATGGACATGATAAACCCTGTTACTTTTCTCATCTTAACTCTCCTCCTCAGCTCTGTAAAACCTGTACTATACTGGTCTAACCTGCACTGTTCACTTAAAACCTATCTACTCTTCTCTTACTACTCTCTCAACTGTACTGCTATGGTTCTTTTGTAATACATTATCTGATTTTTTGAAGACTGTAAATATAATTTCTGAAATATGCTGAAATTAACAAACGTTTCGTTACAATTTTTTACATAGTAAGAATAAAGCAATTAAAATAAAAATATCGCTGTCGCCTAGGGAAAAGAAAAAAACGGCGAGCCAGATTCGGCTCGCCCAATTTAGTAGTGTGAAGGGAAGGTTATCATATGAAATCGGAAAGGAGAAGCTATATGGTATAGCTAACACAAATTGTGTAGCTCTACACGCCTTTGAATGTGTTTCGATAAATCTCTGCAAGTTCAGTAACTAATGGCATTTTAGGGTTAGCAGTAGTACATTGGTCTTCGAATGCGAGAACTGCCAAGCGATCCACTTCTTTTTCGAACGCTTCTTTACTTACTCCATTCGCTTCAATGCTCATTGGGATATCTAAAGATTTTCCTAATGTAACTACCGCTTGGATTAAACTTTCTACACCCTCTTCTGTTGTTTTAGCAGGCAGTCCTAGCAAGCGAGCTATTTCAGCGTAACGCTCATGTGCTATGAACTTTTCATATCGAGGGAAAGATGCGAATTTATTTGGAACAGTCGCATTAAAACGAATGACATGTGGCATCAGAATCGCATTAGAACGACCGTGGGCAATATGGAATTCAGCGCCCAATTTGTGTGCTAAGCTGTGGTTGATACCAAGGAATGCGTTAGCAAAAGCCATACCTGCAATGCAAGATGCATTGTGGACTTTTTGACGGGCGACCTCGTCTCCACCGTCTTTATAGGCACGTGGCAAGTATTCAAAGATAAGCTGAATTGCTTTTAGAGCCAGACCATCTGTGAAATCATTCGCCATTACGGATACATAAGCTTCCATCGCGTGAGTCAGGACGTCCATACCAGTATCAGCAGTGATTACTTTTGGCACAGTCATTACAAATTGCGGATCAAGGATCGCTACGTCAGGAGTCAATTCATAGTCAGCAATTGGATATTTCATGTTTTTCTCTCGGTCAGTAATTACCGCAAAAGGTGTTACCTCAGAGCCAGTACCAGAAGTGGTAGGAATGGCTACGAATTTAGCTAGGCGACCTAGTTTAGGGAATTTATAAACACGTTTACGGATATCCAAGAATTTTTGGTATAGGTTTTGGAATTCTTCATTTGGATATTCATAGAATAACCACATAGCTTTCGCAGCGTCCATTGCAGAACCACCACCTAATGCAATGATCACATCAGGTCGGAAATCCGTCATTAGTTCGGTTCCTTTACGTACGGTTGTTACAGATGGATCTGGTTCTACATCGCTAAACACTTTACAATGAACGTATTGAGAACGACTGCGCAGATTTCTCAATACCT
This is a stretch of genomic DNA from Brevibacillus laterosporus DSM 25. It encodes these proteins:
- a CDS encoding DUF4870 domain-containing protein → MEMNQVLKLLSHASTFFAPIIGPIIIWILASDRYVKNVALQALVFHISMSVLIAISWALSFILIGIPFLIVFGIMALYCPIKGIFYSLTGRTYYYPIIGRLING
- a CDS encoding ABC transporter ATP-binding protein, whose translation is MLKLTDVSKLFYGGTVNEKIALQQIHLHLKPGDFVTVIGSNGAGKSTLLNMIGGALLPDRGQVLIDGQDVTRRGEHQRAKYIGRVFQDPMAGTAPHMTIEENLAIALARGERRLFRLGVTKSKRNLFREQLSILEQGLEDRLQAKVGLLSGGQRQALSLLMATLTKPKILLLDEHTAALDPKRAALITALTKRIVERDQLTTLMVTHNMEQALTLGNRLLMLHEGKIILDVGQEKKANMTTKELLQAFETARGESFTEDRYLLS
- a CDS encoding ABC transporter permease, whose protein sequence is MSVAMMGALEQGLLFAVMALGVYLTFRILNFPDLTVDGSFALGGAMAATLITEGTHPVLATFVATGVGALAGAFTGVLTTKGKINGLLAGILTMIALYSINLRIMGKSNVPLLRETTLYSIAQDMSIPDFTVNGITFFSGVALLFLLGILILKGVLDYFLHSDVGLDLRATGDNPTMIRSYGVGTDGTLIMGLALSNALVALSGALIAQYQGFGDVNMGIGMIIIGLASVIIGEVIVGDKSIMRATLAVIIGSLLYRFVIAYALKIGLSPGDMKLITALLVIVALTLPNVLRGMNKYLPVIGKGGNKSC
- a CDS encoding ABC transporter substrate-binding protein, which codes for MRKVTGFIMSIGLALSLAACGAAPTEKQEGATAAGQSTSDKQVKIGVSQFVQHPALDSIYQGIKDGLKDKGFEEGKNLEVDYQNANGELNNTITIAQKFASDKKDVAVAIATPSAQALAKAIGDVPVVFTTVTDPVSAGLVPSLDKPDKNVTGTSDKLSMEVQLKLVQKFIPTIKKIGVIYTTAEVNAEVQVKDLQAAGQKMGIEVVPAGISSQNEVQMGAQSLIGKVEAIFIPIDNTVVASIEGVLGVAEKAKVPVFASDMDTVKRGAVATYGIDYYKMGKQTGEMVARILKGQSVADTPVEVGKDTELVINEKAAQKFGLTISDDLRKQAKEIVK